AGGCCGATGCCGATATCGAGGTCAATGCGGTCAAGGAGAAGCTTGCCGATCAGGTCCGTCCGATGCTGGAGCAGATCGAATCGCTCGAAAAATCGCTCAACGTCTACAGCGAGTACAACCGCTCCGAGCTCTTCGGAGACAAGAAGACGATCGAGCTTCAGTTCGGACTATTCGGGTATCGCCAAAGCACGAGCGTATCGGTGAAGAAAACGACGCTCGAGCTGCTGCAGAAACATGGATTCGATGAAGCGATATCGATCAAACCGACGGTCAACAAAGAGATCATGCGAAGCTGGAGCGCTGAACGTCTCGCACTGGTCGATGCGACGTTGGTGGTCGAGGACAAATTCTGGATCGAGACGAAAGAGAACGATCTCGAAGGGAGTGCGGCATGAGTGCCGTACCAGCCTATGCGCCGATCATCCGGCGGGTAAAAGATGGCGGCATCGAGTTCAATGGACAACGCTATACCCATGAATCACTGGATCGATACAGCGGAAGTGATGTGTTCTGCGATATGGAGGTGGATGTCGATACAGAAAAGAGCTGCTATCGCATTTATGATGCATGGGAAAACGAAATCTGCGTGATCGAGCTGGATCATGTCGAAACTATCGGGGAGGCGTCCAATGGCAAAGGATGAGAAAATCTGGATACCAGACAACTATTACAACGGGTTCCTCAAGGGATGCATGCCCAACGAAGCGATCGAGACGACCCCGTCGAAAACCGCACTCGAAAATGCCGGTTGTGAGATCAGCGCGCTGTGCTATCTGATCCTTCCAAACGGTGACCAGCATAATCCTCGCTTCATGAAACCGAACGAGTTTCCGTCATCGATCCGGGCGTTGTTCGAGATTGCTCCTGATGAGGGTGACCCGGATGAAGAACCAGCTCCTGTAGATACGGTCGGGCAAGAGATCAAAGACATGCTCCATGAGGCGACGTACCAGGTCTGTGATACGTGCGGCGAAAACAAGCCGATGGAGGCGTTCAAGAAAAAACCGGGTCGCGGAGTGCTGCGGAAAAGCACCTGCATCGAATGCGAAGCGAAGGCCAAAGAGCAGATGCCTCAGTTCAAAAAGGACGCCCCCCCTGCTCCGGAGCCTGATACAGTTCCAAAATCGGAAGCAGTAGAGGGTACCGTGGTGGTACCTTCACGACCGCCAGTTACGGTAACACTCGATTATCTGAAACGAATCGCAACCGAAGCGTTCGAGCGCGGTCGGGAGTACGAGCGTAACAACGTCGAAACGGTAGAGCTGTCGCTCGATGAGCTGCTGGGGATCGGGGCATGAGTACCTTTGAACGTATCGACGCGATCGTGCGTCAGAAACGGCATGAGGGCAGATGCATGATGAGGCTGGAGCGGGTGAAGTCGGACGAGAACATCCGGAAACTTCGCGAAGCAAGAGCGATCATTGAAGAGAAGATGAAAGGAGTGCTCGCGCTATGAAAATTACAGAACCAACACTGCGCGTGAGACATAAGGAGAAAAACATGGGATTTGACCCAAGAACCGTATCTGCCGGAGCGATTCGAATGTTCGGAGCAAAGCAAAGTCATCCGAACCTAAAAGAGCATAACGGCCAAGAGGTACTCGTCGATGCCACCCGCGATGAAAACGGACGAACCGTGATCGTCGTCATGACACAGTACTGTGGGAAACCGGAACGGCTGATCTGTGCGATGAGCCAAAGATGACGTGGATTTAACAGCCTCCAGTGAGCTGGGGGCGATTGAATCAACTTACATTTTATTTTCAAAAAGGTGATTACTATGAATCCGTTCAGAGGCAAAGGGCTCAAACCCGAACACTTCAACCATGACGTCCGCTACATCATCGACAACTTTCTGGTCGAGCAGGCGATCACAATCTACTTTGCGCCTCCAAAACACGGAAAGAGCCGGTTCAGTCTCGGTCTCACAAAGTACTTGCATGATAACACCGACAAGATCGTCCAGTATTTCGACTTCGACAACCCACTCTCTGCCCTGAAAGAGCGCGGGGCATCGGACGTGATCGAGCAACTGATCGATCGGCTCGATTACGTTCACCCGGAGACGGTGGCCATGATGTCGCACGAAGCGCTCAAACTGCTCGCAGACGGTGCGGTAGGCAATGCTTATCGCGATTACGTCATGATCTTCGACTCGATCACCGACTTTGTGCGCGACGTTCAGAACGAGGCGATGGCCAAAGGTTTCATGAACGTCATGAAGCGGCTGCGTAACGCCGGAGCGACGATCATACTACTGCATCACACCAATAAGAACGAGAAGAACTATCAGGGGTCAGGGGTGTTCAAGAGCGCAGCAGACAATATCTACTTCATGCGCTCCGGAAACGGTACTGAACAGCACGATATCTTTTTGCTCGACGTTGAAGCTGGACGGTTCCATGTGGATAACACAGCGTTCCGCCTGGACAAGATCAGCTACGACCTTCAGATCGTCGCCTACGATCAGGCGGTGATCCGACCGGAAGAGCAGAGTTTCATCGATGCGATCAAGGAAGTGCTCAAGAAGAACCCGGACGGGATCGGGCAAAGCCAGCTGCTCTCCGAGATCGGCAAAGCCAAGGACGATAAGCTCGCCCGCAATAACCTCGCCAAATATACGGGGCGGTTTTGGGAGATCAAAGATGGGAAAGGTAAACTAAAGCTCTACTTTCTCCTATAACCTACCACACGCACCACACGACCACTTACCACTTAAAAAGCCCATGAATGCGAACTTTATGAGATGTATGTGTGTGGTCGAGTGGTTAAGTGGTTTATGTGGTACATACCTGAAAAAAGGACCATACCATGACCAAAAAACAACGAGAAGCACACGCTTCGCTCGTCAAACAGGTGCATACGTCGATCCGATACCAGAACTACTACCGCGACAACCGGGAAGAGTACGTGAGGATGATCGAGGATGCGTTCGGCAAAAAATCATCGCGCGACCTGAGCGTGTCGGACCTGATCGCCCTGGTCGATTATCTGAATATGCGCAGGGACTGGCTCCCGACGTTCAAGCCCAGACAGGCGACGCCCGCGCAGGTATGGAAGATCATGCAAACGTGGGACGCCAAAGCGCGGGACAAAAGCGATACGGCGCTGCTGAATTTTTGCAGGCGGATCATCAAAAAAGAGTACGAATCTCCGGATCAGATGACGTTTAACGAAGCTCAGAAGGTGATTTTGGCGCTGGAGAACATGAAGTGAGAGTCGCGCCCCCTGCGAGAGAGAGACGCATAATTCGACCTAAGCAACCGAATTATACATCATCGCAGAGGGGTTTGCAATGGCTGTTACCAATTTTGATATTTTTACCGAGTTCTGCCGACGCATTCGCGAAGACGGAGCCACCAACGAAGAGCTGATGCAAGAGTACGGCGGGATGCCGATATATGTCCCGTCGTGGCAGCTCAACGGACGCAACGACGTCATCATCCACGACTACACCGAAAAAGGACTCTCGCCCAAAGAGCTGGCGATGAAGTACTCCCTCAGCCTGAGCCGGATCTACGAGATCATCGGCGACGTGCGCAACCCCTCCCTATTCTCCTAAAAACTCCATAATAATCTCCAGCACTTCCTCCCTCGCCCCATCAATCAACTCGCCATCATGCGTGATCGGAAAGAACGGTCGCGCCTTCAATCTTCCATCTTCGGTTCCAAACTGATGTGCGATCGGGTACGGGTACCCCTTTGCACTGTAGGCGTTTACTCCCACGATAACGCTCGCATCGGTAGCATCGTGCGTGATGCTCTCCCGCAGATTCCGGTCTTTTGACTGGAGGATTTTATGGCCTCCGTATTTGGCCTTATATGCCCGTGTGGACTCGGCCAGCGGATGCCATGCGTCGCCCTCTGGAGATCGCTCGTTATCGAAACTCTCCTCGGTGATGTTGGTCAGATATATCCCTATCCGTTCCATCGGCTGGGACATATCGCCGATCTTTCGGTGCAGCTGCTCGATCGCACCGAGGACGTCGGCGCTCTGAATCTCGATTTGTATCATCATTCGCTCCGTTTTATGGTATGATTTTGGAAAGAAGGGATTGGCCGACATAATAAGGTGAGCAGGCTCCACCCCGGTAAAAAGAAGGCTTCACTCCTGCCCCTTCTTGTAAATCAGTTTTTCGATCCGCTTTTTCTCAACTCCCCCCGAACTATCGATCACATGGGCACTGACCCCCTGAGTTTTATCCGGCAGATACTCGAACAGCACGATGATCGCACGCTTAGACCCCCCGTCCCCCTTGAAATACCGCAGCATTTTTTTAACGAGGCGCTTGGCCTTGTCGTCGAATTCGAGATAGATTTCGTCCGGATCGGATACGGTAGCGGCGATTTCGTCGATATAGTAATGCCGATCTCGTTTGGTCAGCTTGCTGTGACCGCTTCCGGCGGTGAAGAGGCTGTCATCGACGACCATCGGGTCGCCCACCCTGTCCACGTAGGTATCACCGGCTTTAACCCCCAGCGCTCCGTAGAACCGTTTTTTGAGCTGCTCTTCGCTGAGACCGGCGAATTCTTTGCGCCGGGCATCGGAGAGTTTCGGAAGCGACGACAGGCTTGCGTTCAGATCGATCTTCGAGAGTTTGGAGACGCGATTCCCGGCTCCGGGATTGTAGGACCAGTCCGGGGTCGCGATGTTGTCGCCCGGAGGTTCGGAGACTTTCCAGCCCCGACGCTCGATCTGGGCGCGGCTCCAGGCCCGTGCCTGGCATTGACACCCCCATGCGTTCGGCGGGTAGTTGGTCTGCCACCACGGATCGGTACGGGGCAATACGGTGCCGTTTTTGGCCAGATGGTTCATGCGCGGGTGTTCCGACAGTCCTCCGACGTACTGCAGATATTCCAGACCGCTGCGCGTCTGCTGCTCATAACGGGCGGTAGCATGGGCGACACGGGTATTGGTTTTGAAGATCGTTCGGAGCCGGTTGCCGTCGATGATCGTCTCCTTGACCTCTCCGGTTTTCGGATTGACGATCTCCTGACGTCCCCACCACCCTTTTTTCTCCAGTGTCGGGATGATCTGCTTCTTCCAGTCCTCAAAGCGGGTCCCGTTCGCCATCGCTTCGGTGATCGATGAGTGGATGTCGCTGAGCAGATCGAGACGGGTGACTTTGGCCACTGTGAAGGCTTTGTGGTGCGCGTCATGCATCATCTCGTTATAATCGAACGAGAGCTTGTACCCTTTGGAACGGAGGTACTCGATCGCTTCGCGCGGTTTCAGGCCGAATGCGAACGATGGTTTGGGGAGGCTCATTCCTCTTCCTCTTCAAACTCCGCTTCGGCGGTGCCGAGGATATAGGAGCTTTGGAGCGCAATGTCCATCGTCTCCTGGAGCTCGGAGATATCCATCTGCGGATAGGCGGCATGGAGGCGGTCGATAGCCTCTTCGAAACTTTCCGCGCCGTCTATGATTTCGGCGATTTGAGTTTGAAATGACAGTGCGATCGTTTTGAGATCGATCAGACCGGAAAGCGTATCGGTATCGGAGATCGGCCGGGTAGCACTGAGCGAGATCAGCTTTTGCGCGAATGACCGGTTGGCGAGCGGTGCAGGAGACGAAGCCTCTTCGACAGTGATGTTGTAGGTCTTTTCGATGTACTCTTTGGTCGGGCGGTATCCCATGTTCGCTATCTTCTCGTCGCGCTCGGCCAGCTTGTAATTCGGGTCGTCCTTGTCCTTGAGCGATACCTCTACGGTGTCAGGGAGGTGGTTTATCTCGACGAACATCTGAACGACTTTTTCGATCAGGGAGATGGTCATGTTTTCGTCCGCCATCGCAATGTCCTCGCGCACATCGTTATGCACCTCTGCGGCGGCGTAGCTCCCGCCTTTGACGTTGCCGGTCAGATTCCCGCCGAGGACCGCTTCGCGGATCTGGTCATCGAGGTATGCCGTGATCTTGTCGAAATCCCCCGTTTTATCCGCAGTCTTTATCTCGATCTCTTCGTCATGATCGATCACCGCAGCGTCTCCGGAAAGCATCGCGTAGATCTCGTCCGCCATCGTGTCCTTGTCACCGTCGGTCTTACCGATCGCCCAGGGGACGCCGTATTTTTCGAGAAATTTGACCCAGAACTCCAGCGAAGCGTTTTTGAACTTGACGTACCAGAAGAGCGATTCGGCCAAAGGTTTCCCCATCGGTCGATGGTATTTGTCCTCGTAGAGCGCCGCGACTGCTTTATACGGTGGAATATTCTCCGGGGCTCCGTGTGGGGCGAAGTAAAGGATCTGATTCTTAACAACGAACTGCTCGTAAGGGCGTTCAATGAGCCGTGGCAACAGTAGCGAGTCCTTCTCGATCCAGTTGATCTCGAAAACGCTTGCACCCTGGAACGGGGCATCGAGGATCTTTCTCATCGTACCGTGGTCGAACGTATCGTAAAGCAGATCGGCTTTCCCCTGATCCTTGCCTGTGAAAAAAATCTCCTTCTTCAGAGTAGCCGCCTTACGGCTTCCGAGCGCACTTATCACGGTGGCATCGCGTTCGATCCGGTCAAGCTCTTCGCGCTCCAGCCACTCCTTGCGAACCGGAAGATCATCCATGACGCTTTGGAGTAGGTCCACGGCCGGAGCGGCGGCGGAGGCTCTGGGCTTTGTCTGTTTTGCTGCAAAGAGGTTCTTAAATAGTCGTTTCATTATCATCTCCTTCGGGGTGCGTGCCGTGCCGCATGGTTGCGCCGGTTGGTTCGAGGCGCGGACACTTTCTGTTTTTTGGCGAGTTTGCTGAGACGGTAGGCTCCGATCAGTCCATCTGGCGCGTCATCGTTATTCCCTTCCGGGAACTCCTCGAGCTGGTCAATCAGCGTCACCTGATCCTCGTGCAGCAGGATCTGTCCGTTTTCGATCGGGAGTTCCAACTCCTCGATGCGAAGCTCCTTGTTGTCGCTGTTGTGAATACCGCGCAGCGGCATGTGGACCCCCTGCTCGAACGCCTCCTTGAGAATGAACGCCTTGAGGTGGAACTGTCCTCCGTTGGTTTCCACGCCGAACACGGCACATCGGTAGCGCTGCTGGTACTCGACGATTTTACGGACGATATCGAGCGATCCGATCACCTCGTTATACGACTCGATGACGTACCCTTTCATCGCTTGCTCGTCGACGCCGAAGATCGTGATATTCGTGAAATCGCTTTTTTTGCCGTTTCCGGCCGGATCGCACCATCCGAAAATACGCAGCTTTCTATGCGATGGCAGCGACCGGTAAAAGTGGATGGACTCGCGTTTGAATTTCTGGGTTTCCGAACTGGGGTTGTTTTGGAATTCTTTGGAAAACGATCTCGGCGCTTCGGAGCGCTTGCGCATCAGCGTCTCGATCGGCACCGCATCGGGCCACAGTACGCGTGCTCCGGCGTCCATATCGGGCTTGTTGGCCAGATAGTGGTCGTGCGCCGCTTCGAGGCCGTGGCGCTTGTAGATCACAGCGTACTGATCCCATAGATCCATCCGCTCTGGGAATGTGACGATCGCCCGGAACGTTTTGGGGTTCCAGAACCCCATTTTCAGTTTGCGCGCGAGAACCGAATCGCGATGGAGAACGGTGCCGATGTAGAGGATATCAAGGCTACCGTCGACCGCGCCCAGGTTGGCGACCGCCTCGTCCAGCCACGCTTCGAGCTTGTCCCGCTGATCCCGGCTTCGGACGTTTTCATCGTTTTCGAGATCGTCGATGATCGATAGATCCGGACGCCATACGCCGTGCTTGATACCCCGCACCCGTTTACCGGATCCGAAACCCTTGACCCGGATTCCGTTACAGGTAACGATATCTCCGACGCGCCATACCCGCCCTATTCCGGTCGCGTGCGGGAAGTCGGCTTTGAGGTTGTCGTTTTCGGTGAGCTCGGCCTTGATCGCTTCGATCAACGTCTCGGTCAGCTCGATCGCATCGGAGAAGATCGTGATGAAGTGCTTGAGGTCGTTGACGATACACCAGATAACGAATACAACGGAGACATCGGTCGATTTACCGTGACCGCGCGGTGCGGCAATGGCGAACTTTTCTCCGACCAGCGTACCGCCTCCGTTTGCAAGCGGAATGTCGACCGAAGCGGTGAGCCGTTTGTCACAAATACGGTGGTAGACTGATTCGAGCTGCTCCTGGAGCTCGGATTTGCCCGGAAGGTAGTAATAATGCGGAAAGTAGGTCGTCCGGAAATAGTGGAAGTCGCAGCGCTGACGCTGGATCCGCTCATCGCGCTGCTCGACCGGGAGAGTCGAGTTGGATCGTATCGTATCGCGCAGATCCTCGGTAAAACCGTTTAGCCATTTGATGTATTCACGGCGAGTAAGGCGCTGCGCCATCCGCTCGCTGTGGCCATCATCCAACAGCTCCGCCTTGGTATCGGCTAAGAGGCGGCGGAGTTCTTCTTTGTCAAATAGCGACATCGAGGCGCTCCCCTATCCGCTCGATAATCTCGATGAAACGCTCCAGCATCGCTTTATCCCCCGACGCCTTTACCTCTTCGGCAATGGTGTGGATAACATGTTTGATGATACCGTGCTTGTAGGCGATAGGGTCCTCGTGCCGGACGATCGCTTTCATCTTGGCGAACGCATCGGCGAGCTTGACGATCTTGTCTGCCTTCTCCTCCGGTTTGAGCGATTCGGAATCGCGCACTTCTTTGAGGGTGTCATGCATATAGCCTACGAAGTCGCTGTAAAGGTGCTCCCGGCGCGGCGAATCGGCGGCGATATGCTTTTCGGCGCGCAGAACGTCCCAGTCGTACCCGGCCCCGCCGTCGGCGGATTTGTAATTCTGGACGGTCCGTTTGGAGACCTCCATGATCGCGGCGATCTCCTCCTCGTTACGTCCGGCGATATAGAGGGCGCGGGCGATCTCGACTTTTTGTTCTTTAGTGGCCATCGCTGAATCCTTCGAAGCTGATGCGGCGTCTTCCGTGCCGGAACGATGCGGCCGAGGCATTTTGTTTTTGGGACGTATCGGTCGTGGTCGGGATCGAACCCTTGGCCATGCGTACCAGTTTGGCTTCCAGCTCCTTCATCACCTCCCGATCGTGGAGATCGTGCAATTTTCGCAGCTCGTATACCGCGATCTCCACGGCGATGCTTTTGAGGTAGGGAGTCGGATTGATCGGGATAGGGATGAATGAGGAGACGAATGCCAGCGCGTCGTCGATCGCGTCCTGGACGATGACGTTATCGATCGCTCCTGTGGCGTTCAGATCGCTTAGCTGTCTGAGCTCCGCGACGCTGAGTTCGTTTTCGATATCTGCGATTGTAATCATTGACCGTCCTGTGATAGTGTTTAATTGGTGTTTAAAATCGCGTAAAAACGATTTAAAACTTTTCCGCGATAAATGAGTAGGATTAAGTCTTAAATCGTTTTTAGAGCTGTTTTCGTGCCGTCCCCGAAAAGGGGAGCGGAATCAGGCGATAGCCTGAGCCTTGACCATCGCTTTGACAACTGGGATCGGAAGCGGCTTGGATTGCCCCATGATCTTCCAACCGGATGGATCGTCCACCTTTTTGGGATTGATGAAAATCGGCATCGCCTGAAGGCCGGCATCGAGATCGTCGATCGCAAGATATTTGAACCCGAACGCGGCGTCTTTGCCCACCGCCTGGACGAACTTGTCGTCGATCGCTTTTTTGTAGGTTTTCGTTTTCGGATCGTAGTACGTCGCTGCCATGCGGGTGATGGTGTATCCTCCCAGCTTGATGACGTTGCCGTCGACTTTGGCCTCGATTCGGGTGTCGTTGCCCAGGGCAATTACCAGCGCAGCTACTTTGGAAAACGCCGTTTTACCCGCATAGAACTCGACGTTGCTGCCGAATCCTGCCGTCTCGATCGTTTCGGCCATATCCATCAGGTGGGTCAAAATGTGATCAAGTTTTGTCGTACTGGCATCCCACTTCTCCGTAATCGTTGCGGTTGCGACGGCTCCGAAATCGACCTCATAGGTGTCCATCCCCGCTTCGGTTTTCATCGCGTAGCTGATCTTTCCGCTGAGCGACTGGGCACAGAGCGCTTCGCTTGTAGCGCGGACCGTTTTGCGGATGAAGTCGATTTTTGCATTGACATAGGCCTGTTGCCCAGCACTGTCGAGCAGCTTGAGATCGTTCAGGTCTTTGGCCCCTGCGAAACTGTTGACGTCGATCGGCTGCGGCTCGATATAGCTTTGGGAGCGTGATCCGCCCCCGACGCTGATACTGGCCGTTCCGCGTCGGACGACCGGCACCGCTTTGACCGTCTCGGAGATCTCGTCGATCCCGATCATCGAAAACGGGTGCGTCGTGCGCGACGCCGCCGGATAGAATGTGTCCATGACCGGGGACTTGATCTCCGGCAATGTTTTGATCGCATGGGCGATCGC
The DNA window shown above is from Campylobacterota bacterium and carries:
- the terL gene encoding phage terminase large subunit, with translation MSLFDKEELRRLLADTKAELLDDGHSERMAQRLTRREYIKWLNGFTEDLRDTIRSNSTLPVEQRDERIQRQRCDFHYFRTTYFPHYYYLPGKSELQEQLESVYHRICDKRLTASVDIPLANGGGTLVGEKFAIAAPRGHGKSTDVSVVFVIWCIVNDLKHFITIFSDAIELTETLIEAIKAELTENDNLKADFPHATGIGRVWRVGDIVTCNGIRVKGFGSGKRVRGIKHGVWRPDLSIIDDLENDENVRSRDQRDKLEAWLDEAVANLGAVDGSLDILYIGTVLHRDSVLARKLKMGFWNPKTFRAIVTFPERMDLWDQYAVIYKRHGLEAAHDHYLANKPDMDAGARVLWPDAVPIETLMRKRSEAPRSFSKEFQNNPSSETQKFKRESIHFYRSLPSHRKLRIFGWCDPAGNGKKSDFTNITIFGVDEQAMKGYVIESYNEVIGSLDIVRKIVEYQQRYRCAVFGVETNGGQFHLKAFILKEAFEQGVHMPLRGIHNSDNKELRIEELELPIENGQILLHEDQVTLIDQLEEFPEGNNDDAPDGLIGAYRLSKLAKKQKVSAPRTNRRNHAARHAPRRR
- a CDS encoding Mu transposase C-terminal domain-containing protein translates to MSAVPAYAPIIRRVKDGGIEFNGQRYTHESLDRYSGSDVFCDMEVDVDTEKSCYRIYDAWENEICVIELDHVETIGEASNGKG
- a CDS encoding major capsid protein; the protein is MLKKLFTQTAIAHAIKTLPEIKSPVMDTFYPAASRTTHPFSMIGIDEISETVKAVPVVRRGTASISVGGGSRSQSYIEPQPIDVNSFAGAKDLNDLKLLDSAGQQAYVNAKIDFIRKTVRATSEALCAQSLSGKISYAMKTEAGMDTYEVDFGAVATATITEKWDASTTKLDHILTHLMDMAETIETAGFGSNVEFYAGKTAFSKVAALVIALGNDTRIEAKVDGNVIKLGGYTITRMAATYYDPKTKTYKKAIDDKFVQAVGKDAAFGFKYLAIDDLDAGLQAMPIFINPKKVDDPSGWKIMGQSKPLPIPVVKAMVKAQAIA
- a CDS encoding phage minor head protein: MSLPKPSFAFGLKPREAIEYLRSKGYKLSFDYNEMMHDAHHKAFTVAKVTRLDLLSDIHSSITEAMANGTRFEDWKKQIIPTLEKKGWWGRQEIVNPKTGEVKETIIDGNRLRTIFKTNTRVAHATARYEQQTRSGLEYLQYVGGLSEHPRMNHLAKNGTVLPRTDPWWQTNYPPNAWGCQCQARAWSRAQIERRGWKVSEPPGDNIATPDWSYNPGAGNRVSKLSKIDLNASLSSLPKLSDARRKEFAGLSEEQLKKRFYGALGVKAGDTYVDRVGDPMVVDDSLFTAGSGHSKLTKRDRHYYIDEIAATVSDPDEIYLEFDDKAKRLVKKMLRYFKGDGGSKRAIIVLFEYLPDKTQGVSAHVIDSSGGVEKKRIEKLIYKKGQE
- a CDS encoding phage protein Gp36 family protein → MITIADIENELSVAELRQLSDLNATGAIDNVIVQDAIDDALAFVSSFIPIPINPTPYLKSIAVEIAVYELRKLHDLHDREVMKELEAKLVRMAKGSIPTTTDTSQKQNASAASFRHGRRRISFEGFSDGH
- a CDS encoding DUF1804 family protein gives rise to the protein MATKEQKVEIARALYIAGRNEEEIAAIMEVSKRTVQNYKSADGGAGYDWDVLRAEKHIAADSPRREHLYSDFVGYMHDTLKEVRDSESLKPEEKADKIVKLADAFAKMKAIVRHEDPIAYKHGIIKHVIHTIAEEVKASGDKAMLERFIEIIERIGERLDVAI
- a CDS encoding Mor transcription activator family protein encodes the protein MAVTNFDIFTEFCRRIREDGATNEELMQEYGGMPIYVPSWQLNGRNDVIIHDYTEKGLSPKELAMKYSLSLSRIYEIIGDVRNPSLFS
- a CDS encoding AAA family ATPase; amino-acid sequence: MNPFRGKGLKPEHFNHDVRYIIDNFLVEQAITIYFAPPKHGKSRFSLGLTKYLHDNTDKIVQYFDFDNPLSALKERGASDVIEQLIDRLDYVHPETVAMMSHEALKLLADGAVGNAYRDYVMIFDSITDFVRDVQNEAMAKGFMNVMKRLRNAGATIILLHHTNKNEKNYQGSGVFKSAADNIYFMRSGNGTEQHDIFLLDVEAGRFHVDNTAFRLDKISYDLQIVAYDQAVIRPEEQSFIDAIKEVLKKNPDGIGQSQLLSEIGKAKDDKLARNNLAKYTGRFWEIKDGKGKLKLYFLL
- a CDS encoding phage protein GemA/Gp16 family protein; its protein translation is MTKKQREAHASLVKQVHTSIRYQNYYRDNREEYVRMIEDAFGKKSSRDLSVSDLIALVDYLNMRRDWLPTFKPRQATPAQVWKIMQTWDAKARDKSDTALLNFCRRIIKKEYESPDQMTFNEAQKVILALENMK
- a CDS encoding DUF935 family protein, whose protein sequence is MKRLFKNLFAAKQTKPRASAAAPAVDLLQSVMDDLPVRKEWLEREELDRIERDATVISALGSRKAATLKKEIFFTGKDQGKADLLYDTFDHGTMRKILDAPFQGASVFEINWIEKDSLLLPRLIERPYEQFVVKNQILYFAPHGAPENIPPYKAVAALYEDKYHRPMGKPLAESLFWYVKFKNASLEFWVKFLEKYGVPWAIGKTDGDKDTMADEIYAMLSGDAAVIDHDEEIEIKTADKTGDFDKITAYLDDQIREAVLGGNLTGNVKGGSYAAAEVHNDVREDIAMADENMTISLIEKVVQMFVEINHLPDTVEVSLKDKDDPNYKLAERDEKIANMGYRPTKEYIEKTYNITVEEASSPAPLANRSFAQKLISLSATRPISDTDTLSGLIDLKTIALSFQTQIAEIIDGAESFEEAIDRLHAAYPQMDISELQETMDIALQSSYILGTAEAEFEEEEE
- a CDS encoding phage virion morphogenesis protein; this encodes MIQIEIQSADVLGAIEQLHRKIGDMSQPMERIGIYLTNITEESFDNERSPEGDAWHPLAESTRAYKAKYGGHKILQSKDRNLRESITHDATDASVIVGVNAYSAKGYPYPIAHQFGTEDGRLKARPFFPITHDGELIDGAREEVLEIIMEFLGE
- a CDS encoding host-nuclease inhibitor Gam family protein, which translates into the protein MAKRSKPQTEIQKITSLSDADSVLHQIADLKANVRKAQADADIEVNAVKEKLADQVRPMLEQIESLEKSLNVYSEYNRSELFGDKKTIELQFGLFGYRQSTSVSVKKTTLELLQKHGFDEAISIKPTVNKEIMRSWSAERLALVDATLVVEDKFWIETKENDLEGSAA